In one window of Tubulanus polymorphus chromosome 3, tnTubPoly1.2, whole genome shotgun sequence DNA:
- the LOC141902440 gene encoding uncharacterized protein LOC141902440 translates to MAVASYLVLSYILAAFLIKPANTDDCGPTVVLPQILVLTLDKMEVGGRASIDLRFQTNADSVTVQWYRQARLHRKPKLSYRVVDLDRAVQTVLTKIADKYHFMGYMYNVGRRDKEATRISIFASGCYSFQVDLSVTLSPLLVGRQDPILVRTASPRVQRFKTHDYGKKASLVVEFSINDPSSMAISGLVSKWKPLVLRRRLSHQNINQAATVTVPPGAVSEIGSTKLNATARDAFSRLRFDRFSRADEGLYFTTITDTRLKRYGLDINYTLYAEVNLKKSPTAVEAVYLESCSGNYDKNTRVLKIRKGAEDCIYCTAIAGGKPEIALQRTRDNRTIWSDTILIRRGNSYWTAQFLILGNKRSISSYTCYAIKREVKKTITFTVEFKHKNNIKTKSISTTGTTIVPNNAEYAVHSGMGISSFAMYECIFLLIIFYFLTQISIIK, encoded by the exons CCCGCTAATACGGATGACTGTGGTCCCACTGTGGTGTTGCCACAGATACTGGTTCTAACGTTGGACAAAATGGAAGTCGGCGGCAGGGCGTCTATAGACCTTCGTTTCCAGACTAATGCTGACAGCGTAACCGTGCAGTGGTATCGCCAAGCTCGACTGCATCGCAAGCCGAAGCTGTCTTATCGCGTTGTAGATCTCG ATCGAGCCGTGCAAACTGTTTTGACGAAAATCGCCGACAAATATCATTTCATGGGATACATGTACAATGTCGGGAGGCGGGATAAGGAGGCGACGCGAATCTCGATATTTGCATCTGGATGTTATAGTTTCCAGGTAGATTTATCTGTAACATTAAGTCCCTTACTAGTCGGAAGGCAGGATCCAATACTTGTTCGAACTGCGTCACCTCGGGTGCAAAGATTCAAAACCCACGATTACGGCAAAAAAGCTAGTTTGGTTGTGGAATTCTCGATCAACGATCCATCCTCAATGGCCATTTCGGGCCTAGTATCTAAATGGAAGCCTTTAGTTTTGCGACGGCGATTATCACATCAGAACATCAACCAAGCAGCTACTGTTACTGTACCACCCGGTGCCGTTTCGGAAATCGGATCAACCAAATTGAATGCTACCGCTCGTGATGCATTTTCCCGGCTAAGGTTTGATCGGTTCTCCAGAGCAGACGAGGGTCTGTATTTTACGACGATTACAGATACGCGACTTAAACGTTACGGTTTAGATATAAATTATACTTTGTACGCCGAGgtaaatctgaaaaaatcCCCAACCGCTGTCGAAGCTGTATATTTGGAGTCTTGTTCGGGGAACTACGATAAAAACACTCGggttttgaaaattagaaaaggcGCAGAGGATTGTATTTATTGTACAGCGATTGCGGGcggaaaacctgaaatagcTTTGCAAAGGACTCGCGACAATCGGACAATCTGGTCTGACACTATATTGATACGTCGTGGAAATTCTTACTGGACAGCGCAGTTTCTCATCTTGGGAAACAAACGGTCTATTTCGTCGTACACGTGTTATGCTATCAAACGGGAAGTTAAAAAGACGATAACttttacagttgaattcaaacacaaaaacaatatcaaaactaaatccatCTCAACTACCGGTACTACTATAGTACCAAATAACGCTGAGTACGCCGTACACAGTGGAATGGGAATATCTTCATTTGCGATGTACGAgtgtattttcttattgataatcttttactttttaacacaAATTTCGATTATAAAATAG
- the LOC141901436 gene encoding T-cell immunomodulatory protein-like, which translates to MTRKKLLSLIVCASLVLVVEGGLNDVTSSLLGGIDNGILAAFADFTGDKNADLLVITNNGTSVLLVAGQKEGKYFRQTLIENDDAETKDTRITSVMPSDFDGDGHTDTLITRQSHQNPDAVIVDIYWGTDTGYRVQGRYRLPQMLRDQPSLLDYDGDMVTDIFGEISSGMRRVWRGKKGHRNFTMEKFPGKPMAPFKFPSCNAFIDLNNDLIPDMMVTVEDKATGNEHIRFEYWINKDGNFVKNSTDISLPTNGIKQVGQSAFIDINGDGLIDHLLPVCLDKDCNQSQIYVHSQQASEGEWSWSLMMESIPADEAGQTWGFALPKTKISTEPRIPITLRLGDFNLDGYPDILAVLRTENKGKVQQKAFILNNVACTTRACSKIRRTFQAEWHTPALSNVQNVDVAAFFDIYENGILDIFLHNSGPKGGLHAFYHTFNGDAYFVKVTVVNGLCLDDCPGKEQPQGTNVVGPTINYMIYDSEGNLLKGVEGQLSQSTHFALQMPYTVFGLGQTPNYVESLGVGISSPKKEKRTKTWKSIIPNSQIIIIPYPIDVPGSWVSKLFISPLHDKQVLYTGATLIGTCGFVAGIVGILHWREKREDKIEKLQEAQKFHFDAM; encoded by the exons atgactagaaaaaaattactttcgTTGATAGTCTGCGCTTCTCTCGTATTGGTAGTGGAGGGAGGGTTGAATGATGTTACGAGTTCTCTATTAGGAGGAATTGATAATGGTATTTTGGCCGCATTTGCGGACTTCACTGGTGATAAAAACGCAGATTTATTGGTGATTACAAATAATG GAACAAGCGTTCTACTAGTCGCCGGTCAAAAGGagggaaaatatttcagacaAACGTTGATCGAAAATGACGATGCTGAAACTAAAGACACAAGAATAACTAGTGTAATGCCGTCGGATTTTGATGGGGATGGTCACACTGATACTCTCATTACCAGGCAATCACATCAAAATCCAGATGCCGTAATTGTAGATATTTACTGGGGAACTGACACTGGATATCGTGTTC AGGGTCGCTACAGATTGCCACAAATGCTGAGAGATCAGCCATCATTACTTGA ttATGATGGAGATATGGTGACTGACATATTTGGTGAAATTTCGAGTGGAATGCGGCGAGTTTGGCGCGGAAA GAAAGGACACCGGAATTTCACTATGGAAAAATTTCCAGGAAAGCCAATGGCTCCTTTCAAGTTTCCGAGTTGTAACGCTTTTATTGATCTTAATAATGATCTCATTCCAG ATATGATGGTGACTGTTGAAGATAAGGCCACTGGCAATGAGCATATAAGATTTGAATATTGGATTAATAAG GATGggaattttgtgaaaaattccaccgATATTTCATTGCCTACCAACGGAATAAAACAAGTTGGCCAGTCAGCTTTCATCGACATCA ATGGTGATGGATTGATTGATCATTTGTTGCCGGTGTGCTTGGATAAAGATTGTAATCAATCACAGATATATGTTCATTCTCAACAAGCAAGTGAG GGTGAATGGAGTTGGAGCTTGATGATGGAGTCCATACCAGCCGATGAAGCTGGTCAGACATGGGGTTTTGCTCTACCTAAAACTAAGATTTCCACTGAAccaagaatacccatcacttTGAGACTGGGTGACTTTAATCTAGATGGCTACCCAGATATTTTGGCGGTGTTACGGACAGAAAACAAAGG GAAAGTACAACAGAAAGCATTCATATTGAATAATGTTGCTTGTACAACAAGGGCCTGTAGTAAAATCCGACGAACGTTTCAAGCAGAATGGCACACACCAGCTCTCAGTAATGTTCAGAATGTGGATGTTGCTGCTTTCTTTGATATCTATGAAAAT GGAATATTAGACATATTTCTTCATAATAGTGGACCAAAAGGAGGTCTTCATGCTTTTTATCACACTTTTAATGGAGACGCATATTTTGTCAAAGTAACAG TGGTGAATGGCTTATGTTTAGATGATTGCCCTGGAAAGGAACAA CCACAAGGGACAAATGTTGTCGGGCCGACGATTAACTACATGATTTATGATAGTGAAGGCAATTTACTCAAAGGAGTTG agGGCCAGCTATCACAATCAACCCATTTCGCTCTACAAATGCCATATACTGTGTTCGGACTTGGTCAAACACCAAATTACGTTGAATCACTAGGAGTTGGTATCTCATCACCAAAGAAAGAG AAAAGAACAAAAACTTGGAAGAGTATCATTCCAAATTCACAGATAATTATAATTCCATATCCAATTGACGTACCAGGATC ATGGGTCTCCAAGCTGTTTATATCACCACTCCATGATAAACAAGTCTTGTATACAGGTGCTACACTGATTGGAACTTGTGGGTTTGTGGCTGGAATTGTTGGAATTCTGCACTGGAGAGAAAAG AGAGAAGATAAGATTGAAAAGTTACAAGAAGCCCAgaagtttcattttgatgCTATGTAA